In the Streptomyces sp. cg36 genome, one interval contains:
- a CDS encoding DUF6087 family protein has translation MHEEPLEEWARRREERRARSAGKLRAIPLTRGPHQGAHIEPDTPRVIQEWNGSEWVAVGVAEDLAAAKALLYPPRPAEDGSAEWDCPPPGEGGGRHRRPSPADEREQ, from the coding sequence ATGCACGAGGAGCCGTTGGAGGAATGGGCGCGGCGCCGCGAGGAGCGCCGCGCCCGGTCGGCCGGGAAACTCCGGGCGATCCCGCTCACGAGAGGACCGCACCAGGGTGCGCACATCGAGCCGGACACGCCCCGGGTGATCCAGGAGTGGAACGGCTCGGAGTGGGTGGCCGTCGGCGTCGCCGAGGACCTCGCCGCCGCGAAGGCCCTGCTCTATCCGCCCCGCCCGGCCGAGGACGGGTCCGCCGAGTGGGACTGCCCGCCGCCGGGCGAGGGCGGCGGCCGGCACCGCAGACCGTCCCCGGCGGACGAGCGCGAGCAGTAG